One Pseudomonas fluorescens genomic region harbors:
- a CDS encoding amino acid ABC transporter permease yields the protein MASSGLELLWVSLPQLAKGAGQTLSISFLSIAISTVGGVLYGVMRTLNVTWLNAILRIYLELFRAIPVLVWLYLLFFGLPIFFGLSLPSFWCAVLVLSLWGASEVGEVARGALHSLPRGQREAGLSIGLNAAQLYGYVLLPQALKRMTPPTINVYTRIIKTSSLAVLIGVVDVIKVGQQIIERTYESVLIYGALFLFFFFICYPLSAASRVLERRWTQA from the coding sequence ATGGCCAGTTCGGGTCTTGAGTTGCTTTGGGTGTCGTTGCCGCAGTTGGCCAAAGGCGCCGGACAGACCTTGTCGATCTCGTTCCTCAGCATCGCCATCAGCACCGTCGGCGGGGTGCTTTACGGTGTGATGCGCACGTTGAACGTAACGTGGCTCAACGCGATCTTGCGCATCTATCTGGAGCTGTTCCGGGCGATACCGGTGCTGGTCTGGTTGTACCTGCTGTTTTTCGGTCTGCCGATTTTCTTCGGCCTCAGCCTGCCGAGTTTCTGGTGCGCGGTGCTGGTGCTGTCGCTGTGGGGCGCCAGCGAGGTTGGCGAAGTGGCGCGCGGTGCCCTGCATTCGTTGCCGCGCGGGCAGCGCGAAGCGGGGTTGTCGATTGGCCTGAACGCGGCGCAGTTGTATGGCTACGTGCTGTTGCCGCAAGCGCTCAAGCGCATGACGCCGCCGACCATCAACGTCTACACGCGAATCATCAAGACCAGCTCGCTGGCGGTGTTGATCGGCGTGGTCGACGTGATCAAGGTCGGTCAGCAGATCATCGAGCGCACCTACGAATCGGTGCTGATTTACGGCGCGCTGTTCCTGTTCTTCTTTTTCATCTGCTACCCGCTCTCGGCCGCCTCGCGCGTGCTGGAGCGGCGCTGGACGCAAGCATGA